The following proteins are encoded in a genomic region of Diabrotica virgifera virgifera chromosome 1, PGI_DIABVI_V3a:
- the LOC126892806 gene encoding uncharacterized protein LOC126892806: MTSLANNIRTRGSYKGKLTILESFVNLLKNATPASKPEMSEVQLRYDSGSNLLAEFEEVQLQIEIAVSEDKLQEQIDERDAFENRYFKAISFLKDYISTNTVINTLPSISTPHADSLNHILIPKMKSNIFKGDFQHWLEFKTTFISVVHSNTTLPDIHKFQLLRQSVDGYAKAKRIVDKVEFSGNYYQTAWDALCMRYDNKKLLVNKHIKAIFNLDSIQKESPNHLRDLLDSVSDSMSSIDSLKITKSSLSDLLLIYIISNKLDRQTYREWKECHIKEELPTLAEFFNFLKVKVDTLEEIQDQSSQKPNNNYNNNSSFNNYKHANRDSRGEYQKRVFQVNAADRTCVLCKGNHLIYSCIEFLKLDTKEHLYQIDITKKNSAMRQYSVCYFPVLCIRTPKGGDMKLL, encoded by the coding sequence atgacTAGCTTAGCTAACAATATAAGAACCAGAGGTTCATATAAAGGTAAGTTAACAATTTTAGAGAGctttgtaaatttattaaaaaatgctACACCAGCTAGCAAACCTGAAATGTCAGAAGTTCAATTGAGATATGACTCTGGTAGCAATCTGTTAGCTGAATTTGAAGAGGTCCAACTACAAATTGAGATTGCTGTCAGTGAAGATAAATTGCAAGAACAAATTGACGAAAGAGATGCTTTCGAAAACAGGTATTTTAAAGCAATTAGTTTTTTAAAAGACTACATTAGCACCAATACTGTAATTAATACATTGCCTTCTATTTCTACACCACATGCAGACTCGTTAAATCATATTTTAATCCCAAAAAtgaaatcaaatatttttaaagGAGACTTTCAACATTGGCTTGAGTTCAAAACGACATTTATTAGTGTAGTTCATTCAAATACCACACTTCCAGATATTCATAAATTTCAACTTTTGAGACAATCTGTCGATGGATATGCCAAAGCCAAACGCATTGTTGACAAAGTTGAATTCTCGGGAAATTATTATCAGACCGCTTGGGATGCACTCTGTATGCGGtatgataataaaaagttattagtTAATAAACATATTAAAGCTATTTTTAATTTAGATTCGATCCAAAAAGAATCACCTAACCATTTAAGGGATTTATTAGACAGTGTCTCGGATAGTATGTCATCCATTGACagtttaaaaattacaaaaagtagtTTATCTGACCTTTTGTTGATTTATATTATTTCCAATAAACTAGATAGACAAACTTATAGAGAATGGAAGGAATGCCATATTAAAGAAGAGCTTCCTACTTTGGCagagttttttaattttctaaaagTAAAAGTAGACACTTTGGAAGAGATTCAAGACCAAAGTAGTCAAAAacctaataataattataataataattctagttttaataattataaacatgCAAACCGTGATAGTCGAGGTGAGTATCAAAAAAGAGTATTCCAAGTTAATGCAGCAGATAGGACTTGCGTTTTGTGTAAAGGTAACCATTTAATATACTCATGCATCGAATTCCTTAAATTAGATACAAAAG